GAGCTGGGAGGGAGGGAAGGAGGAAGGGAAGATCCGGGGCGTTGTTCGGGGATGGAATGGACGGCTGAGAAGAGTCGGCCGATGCGGTGTTTGAAATCTCTGGAGATGTGCTGCAACGGTCGGGAAATGCAACGGTCGAACAGTTCGAAAAAAATAATTGGCTCGCCTTTAAAGATCTGTAGATGCGTGCAATCATCGAGTAGTGATTTGGATTATTAGCAATGGCATCCGCTTGGCATTTACCTACGTGGCAGCAAGAGACAGAAGATTCTCCGAAATTACATCTGTGCCCTGCTCCAGCACCTGGGCCTGTGAGTCAAGCAGGCCACCCAAATTGGACCAACAGTGTTGGTAGCCCAACTTGCCTCGAGTCATGCTGTGGAAGGTTGAAATTATAGGTTTGATGGGTATCATTTTCCGTGATTTATTGTTTtttatcaatattattatatatgaaaGCTTAagctaattttaatttatatttctaaCACATATATCCCTATTAAAATCACTCTATCCGGTTGATATTATTAATCGGATCAAGCTTCACATATCCACACATTTGGCAACGTTTTCTACTCGACACTCCACGAGGACAAGATAAACAACTGAGATGCGAGACACACAAGGAAACATCCGAGGCCCGCCGTGCCATGAATGGTGGTTTCTCAGTGACCTATGGGACCGTCCATAACTTATCGATGTCGGACGGACGACGCAACAGAGGTGAGCAGCGGAGCGTGCGACCGACTACTCTGCACAAAGACCATCGCCGGCCTTCGCATGCATGAAAGAACAGACGCCGTGGCTTCTACTCTATGCCTGGCACCGCCATTAATGCAGTACGAGCTCGGCCACCCTGGTTACTGAAACTAGCAAACCAGGCAAAGGCCTGCTACTGCCTCCACTCCATTTCACCTCCCCCGTCACGAAGTGGAACAGCAGCACCGCTAAGCTTGAGCTCCCAAAAACCAGTGTGGGGTAACAATGTCACACAAAACATTCACGCTTCATACACCTTAGTCGTAGCTACAGAAAAGAATGCATTATCGGACACAATGAAAAGACCGAGAACATGAAATGACTGTAAAGAAGTGGAGCCTGATGCCTTGGAAGTATCTTGTTCTCAGTATACGTACTTCCCCAAGCATTTTTGTTGTCGGTGTACACATATACGTCGATATAAAGAAATATTTTGTTCCACTTGAAGTGACCACAACTTATGCAAagtgtgtgtctgtgtgtgtacATAATCTACATTAGCTATGCtgatatgaaaattttgatatttgtagCTTCAGTTTACTGGAGGAGGCTATAATCTACATTTAGCTATGCTGATACTTATGCATTATTGGTTGTGTACTCTCTTCTTTTCGCAGTGAACAAAAGTCCTCTCTGCAGCATTGCTGTTGTACTTGTACGATCGCTTCCTCTTTTATATATCTTACCTACCCAAAACATAATAGTCTTTAATTGGTCCGTGCAACATGAGGTGAAATTTATTGATACGGCCATATGCTGCTTTAGCATTCATCCCTGTCATCCTCCCTTTCGCCATAACGTGTCCTCTTCTGCAACTCTCTTGGGCCGTAATTATATTCTAATTCTATGCTAAGTTCCCGATTCATTTCAAGCTTAAGTTGATAAATGGAACACGATAAAACCATTTATATTCTTGGAAAGCAACCCTAAAATAAGCAAAAGAACTAAGGACTTTCTATTCTAATACTATGCTTAATTATAATAAGTGTTGATTAGGTTGAAAAAGAAATGCTACTCaactaaatatttatttaaaagatgTTAACTAGTTTAACTGGTAGACCTAAATTAAACGCTATTTATGGAAAATGTATTTGCTGACATCCATTGATTGCTTGTACGGGTTTTCAATTATTTCTTGAGACAGGCATATTAATGCTGACTATTAGAATAAAATAATCGAAACATTAAGAAGTACTTGATGGTCGATTCCTAGCTTGTGTTTGATGGTCGATTCCTGCAGGGCTTATTGAGCCCCTAATAGAAACAATGTACTTTACTCCATAATTAGAACTAACTTCATCTCTTCTGCCAACGTGATCTCTTGCTTGCTACATATTATAGATTTTGCTGTGTCAAAGCCATCAGTGGAATTGATACTAATGATAGATGATACATCAATGGAGCAAATTGCAAGTAGCATATTTGTCTTGTACATCAGGCTAGGTTATTGCGTGCACCATCAAGCAGTAGTACAACATGCAGTAGCATACTTGGAAGTGCCCACCAATATGGTCTGAGGCCTTCGTTCGGCAGGTAGCTCGGATGTTTCCTTGTGATCATACTGTCTCAAATGAGGAGTAGGAAGACCGAGCACAGCTTTCAGAAGGAAGGCCGCAGGCATCCTCTAGCTTGCTTTCGTTCCATTCCTCCTGCATGGCTCGGTTCATGCGTGCTACACACAACCGATCCTGCTCCGCCCAGCACGGAGCAGCGTTGAGTGCGGCACTGTCGTCGTTCCGCCTCATCCGTGGCGACACCAGACCGGTTGAGACGGTGAGGTAGTCTACCATGGCATCCAGAAGCGATCTCGGCGCCCGGCCTCGCCCGTCCCAGAGCCACACGCGGGCCATGCCCCGTTGCACCGCGGAGGCCACCGACACCTGCACATCGGTCTCCCCCATGACGGCTTGGCTCACCCGAACTACGAACTCGCCTGGGCGGTGGCCACGGCTGACCAGGACGGTTTCGTTGAGGTCTAAGGCGGCCATGTAAAGCGTTACCAGCCCCACTGGCTTCCTAGGGAACGAATCATCCGGATAGAGGACGCGCTCAACGAAATCGCTCGAGCTGAGGACTAGTCTGGCGGCGCGGCCGTTGGAGACGAACAGGAGATGGAAGCGCCGGGCCGCATGTGTGTCGGAGGCGGCGTTGATGACGGCGATCTCGAAGCCCTTGGAAGCTTCAAAATTTGCCCACAGCGAGAAGGCAGCGAGGACAAGGAAGACGGAGACCCGCAGGAGGAAGCTGGGAGACGAGGGCTGGGATACAGCGGTGGCAACGTTGGAGACGGAGGGAGGTGTCGGAGCCGAGGTGGGAAGGATAGAATGATCCATCTCGGACAATGACCGAAGCGAAGAAGAAACCATCGCTGGATGGCTTCTGAGCTATCGTATGAACTATAACGTATACTGGCGTGTCTGTACGCGCGAGTTCTCCTCCGTGTCAAATGCTCCTACCAGAGCAGACACCACGTCGCATCGTCCTTGCATCAGTCACCGTCAGATCAACTCATCAGGCCCGTGATCGCTGTGTTCTTGCCCCCAACGGTGGATGACCGTTGTAACCGTTGGATTTGCCTTGTGATTCGCGCCCCCTTTGCATCGCTTGGGCTCCCGTTGCCCCGTCCTCGGTCACACCTGCATATGAATGCAGCTTGTCGTCGACACCGATTTTGGTACGTGGATCCGAAAAGATGATGTATGACACTCGTGTTGGTGCTTCCAAGACTGGGCAGGAAAATTAATGATGGAATCCATGTCACATCTTTGAACCCAAGTGTCGTTGATGAACACAATGCTCTGACGAACTAAGTTATATatttataaagatttttttgtatatttatcataatattggATGTTAAAGGTCAAAGCACTTAACTAATCTGAGTCGTCGAGACAAGAGAAAGTTTAGTAAAGGCAAACACAAATTGTCATATACTGCATACTAAATATCAAAGTCAATCTTTAAATCAGTCTATCTGTACcccaaaaaacaagaaaaagaagggtCTTAATTTCCCAGTTCCCATTAATGGTAACTTTGATGCACCCATGGGAACAAAGGTTGACAACACACCCTACGACACCATTGCACCTGCAGTTTACCCCATCACCATGAACACAGAAGGGAAGTCAGTATTTGCAGGTACATGATTGCTGCGAAGAACCACTACTCTTCAAAGCTACCTCCAGATGAGGTGTTCTTCTCTCTTCTCATCCAAACTGATTCCTTGTGTCCTGCTTGCGGTAGGAGTTCCTGCAAAACCTTCTGATCCATTAGCAATCATCTCAAATTCAGTGTACTGAAGATTGCTCACTGAAATAGAGTAAGCATCTTGGCTTGTTTATACCTGATCACCAGCCTCTGCTCCCTCAGGATCCAAAAAGATAGGGTGCCATATCTTAGCTTCAGCCATCAAGCTCGAGTCCTGGAAGTGGGCAACAAGTGCTGCTCTACCCTGGATTCGTGCATATGCCAGAGAGATAATCTTCTCACTGTTGAACTTCTCCCACTTCTTCCCACTGAATGCCTGCAAATATACATTTAAGGGTTTAGTGAATCTCCCCAGAAATGATCATACTCCAAGTAGTCCTAACTAGAGCAGAACAAAACCTGGTAAAAGGTTAATATGTGCGCAGGAGACAGCATGTTAATGAATGCATAACCCACGTTgcacattttctgcatgaaagaaccAACATTGATTAGCTCAATAATACATTATCATCATCAACCCACACTATTGTTTGACTTTCGTGCATATTACCTTAAAATCAATTGGCAGGTAGAAAAAGTCATAGGTGCCTTTGTGAGTTGCGTCTATTTCAGCTAAAATCATCTTGGAGGTGTACCTGGAGAACCATGTAATATCCAAATTAGGTTTATAATCCTGCATGCATGCCAAGACTGCACGGATTTTTATGATTCTATATGAGAAAAAGATATCTACTTGTTCGGAATGTTCTTTATCATTATCGTTGTTCGAGTGTCTTCCCCCTTGGTGATTTTATCCAAGTCAAGCTGATACTGGTCGTTGTTTGCTCGGCCAGAATAAGGAGCATTGTAAAAGGTCGCAGCTCCAAATCCCTGAGAAGGCACATTCCCTGATACAGTAATGCCTTGATTCTTCATGTTCGAAAGTGAACTCCCACCGGAAGAAGTCATGTTCATCACGAAGGAAGTGTCTTGTGTCACAGGGATTAAATATCCATGCTGATGGTGCGATGACCCCATGAACGAGCCATGCTGGTTTGAGTCGAGAGAGCTCTGTGCTCGTCCGTGTCCATCCGCCATGAACGAGCCTCCTGTAGCTCCAGGCTGCCAAGAAGAAGACTGCACATTACCCATGTAAGAAGTCGAAGTACCGCAGGGATACCGTGAGCCACTTTGATTTCTAACACCAGATGTGTTTGGAGTCGGAGGACCAAAAGAAGTTAAATTTCCTGAGATTGAAGTCATCTCTCCCTGAGCACAACCAAGATATGGGAAGGAATGAGATCGTTGAGATCCACCTCCCTGTAAaggactgctgctgctgctggagctTATCTTGTCACGATAACCCGATAATCCAGTAGGGTTCGCAGCGGACTTGGCAAAACTTTCTAGTGTAATGTCATCATTTCTCCATGTATCTTGCTGACAATATGGAATGTCATTCGGGATACCGAGTTGTGGCCATGAACCTGTCGTTCAAGAGACATCCACTTCACTCGATGGCAAGTGTTCGAATCAAAAAGATAAACACCAATAAGATTTGAACTTGAGAACATTGTCAGCAAGATATAGATACCTGGAGACGAATTGGCAATGGACAGGCCCCCAGGAACTATGTTCTCGTCTTGTTCAGACTCACGACTCAGCTGTTGCATCGAGCTGTTTAGAAGATCGAGGTTTTAGCACACAAGTAATAGTTCAAATTAAGGTAAACAAGAATCTACCACATAATCGAACTCATATACATACTACCTACGAGTTCCACCATGGCTGCTGGGTTCTATCTTTAATCGCATGCCGGCTATCTCAGTGTCGTGCAATGATCGAAGCGCAGCTTCTGCTGCTCTGACATCATAGAACTCGATAAATTTGTGGTGCCTTTTGTGAGGAGTCTCCCATATCTGCTCCATAGAAAACAAGCAACATCTTATCACAGACCTTATGCGAGTTATCAAGATCTTGCATAAGCAATACTGACCTCTTTGATTTCACCGTACGCCCCGAACATTTGCGCAATGTCTTCAGTAGAAAGTGAAGGTCTCAAATTGAACACCGCAAGAATTCCTTGGTTCGTCTCTTGGTTCGATGGGTTATCCTGGAAATTACGAGAACAGAGGATGGACAAGCGatacaaacaacttaatgatagcAAAATAGGATAAAGAAAAGTATCCCTATCAGACCTTCGGAATCGAATAATGTATGTCGAGATTTCTTCGTCTTAAGGGCATGTTCTGTAATGCACGCCTGGCAGATTGAGCAGCTCGTATATCATAGTAAGATATCATCACAAATCCCTTCGTTTTGCATGCAGTATAAAGACTTCGAATTTCTCCAAATTTCTGTAATGttccaaaaaaatattatttaaattcattcaaattaTTCCTGTCGTCCATTCATCAGAGGCGATCTATTGATCCTTGCGACTCACTCAAGATTAAGCTGCAAATAAAGCTATACAACAAGAACACAAACAGTTACCTCAAAGAGCGACCGCAGTTCAGAGTCTTCGACATTATTGTCGACGTTTCGCACGAATAAAGTTCTCGAAGGATGCTCGCAATGCGGGTGTGCCACCGAAATAGTCCCAACACCACTGGCAAGAGTGTACTGATGGTTTACATTGCCTAAATAGCTATCAACTGCAATGCTCTCCTTAGGATCAGAATCCAATTCCATTTTCCCTCCACCGCAGAAAAGATCACAGTCTTCCAACGCAACAAGCACTTGTCCAGGCGACTCACTAAGGTCAAGACAATCCAGTGCGCCGGACAAAAGCGCTGCTTCATCATCAGGTAACATGATCCCAACATCTTGAGGGTCAACATCATCCATGGGATCCTTACCCTTCCTATCATCATGAGTTGACTGAGTACCCTTAAGTGAATCTGTAACGCTCACTGAATGACAAAACAAGATTGGTAGCGTCAGTTCAGCATACAATAGTTGCAAACTAAGAAACATGAAAAGAAAGCAGCTTCATACGTTGTTTATCATGATGAAGCGCCGGCGACGAGCTTGAGAAAAAGCTGAAATCACTTTTTGCATTAAGTGGATTGGAAGCAGATGGAGTGACCCAAACATCGTCAGTCTTCTTTGAAGTCTCTACGATTCATTCCAAAGTATACGACGAAATTTGGGTCAAAGCAACAGAACTCACCAACTTAAACAAGCAAAGTTCCAAATGTACTTACGAATCGGGACAGAGTTCTTCGTTGCCCGCTCCATTGTGTTTCCTCTGCAGCATCACAAATAAATACAGATGGTAATATAGATTCGGAAGGTAAAGTTTTCCTTAGCATACACATTAAGTGGAtagaaatttataattatatacttACAACTTAATATTTTTCTCAATCACTTGTAAATTGATTACAATCTAAATGAAATCATCGAGTAAAGCAAAAACACCTTTTCAACATTCCAAACTTGGTCACCTAATTTTTCTAATAAATTTATGTCGCGATCAATCTAATCCTCAATTTTTTTATGCCATACGATGAAATTAAAAACAATTCATTtgcatcctttttcttcttttacattagaaaattttatggATTATTATCAAGAATacttaaaatattaaacatttacaTCGATCGAATACTATGAAACTTAAATCAAAAGAGAAAGGTGGATCAGACCTACCTACAGCCGATAGCATTCATGGGGTCTTTCTtgtcgatgtatatatatatatatatatatatatatatatatatatatagacgagATAAACGAGGGTTTCAAATAaggtaaaatttaaattttagttttatttttatttttaagttcaagATAGGAAATACTAATTTAAGACTTGTAATAATTTCTCATAAGGAAAATCGATTTAGCAAAAATATAATACTGATTTCTTGCAAGACAAATATGATGCAAACGGTTGTCTGCGAAGATTCTTCTGCAAATCACTGTATCTACAGTTCCTATAACTTCTTAAAAGCTCTTTTAAGTTTTGTCGAGCGTGACGGAGACAATTGTCGTCTTTCTTCCATTGTTGTGCTCACAAACTGACGGACTGGCGGTCAACCATCACTTGTCGCACCTCATCATCAGCAAGAATTAATTaccatttaattaattaatgataccaccttttattttctttgttattgataactatttatttattttatccaaaATTTAAAGTGATTAAGATGAGTTTTAATTTAatcttattctttttattttatccaaatgaattctaattttatttgtttttattttattaattaaaattaaatctaatattttattattaagctTTTACCCCGATAATATGGTATAACATGATCTCATAGCTTCTTTGAATGACCGAGACATCTCAATCAAATGTACGTAGAACAAACGATTGTATGTATTCCTATACTCCTCGATGGAATCAGACTCAAAAGACTTACACTACTATAAAGCCAGCTATAAGATTATGTGGTTAAGTTGAATCTGACTTGAATTGGGTCTGGATTGAATCGAACCTACTTAAGTCTTTGCTTGAATCTAATCGAACTTAATTTGATTCTAGTTTGAATCTGACTCGAACCAACCTTGACCCAGTCAAATCAAATCGATCGTGACTTGGTTGAACCCAGAGCCTAAACAATGTAGTCGGGCTCAGCCTTTCTATGACCTGATATTGTGGACTAGTATTATAAGATCAATGGGCTGAACCTGTTGCACGATGCAGAGTTGGTGGCTTACATCTGAGCAAGTCAAAACTGgcccatttgactgaaccacaccTGATGCTAGTTATCAATTAATCGTTTCACGGTTCGATCACCCTTGCTAGGCTTAAGCTAAAATAGGCTAGCCCAAGCAAATCGACCCGCAGCCCGAGTGGATCAAAACAGTGGGCTAGCTCGAAATCAAGTCCTTGTGctacaaataaataaaaacataaataataaattaataaccagatgtttataaataaaaaataaaaaaaataaaataaaatcaagttACATTATCCTAGATAATGGGCAACCTCTTATGCTTAGCTTAAGGAGGATGCATCGAACAACCTCCTATGCTTTGCCCATGGAGGATGCATTAGACAATCTTTGATGTTAACCCAAGAGCAAGCGTTTTGATATTTAGCCCAAAGACATGTCTAATGCATTCAATGCTTAGCCCGAGATGAATATGTTGGATGACTTTTGATGCTTAGCTCAAGAAAGGCGCATCGAGCGTTTGATGGTTAGTCCGAGAATGATATATTATGTAATGGAGGAGACGACATCGCTTAAACTGCTATGTACCATAGGGGAGCGTACATCAAGCAATGGAGGAGACAACACCATATGAACTACTATAATTCTATTGAGGAGCTTATAACGAGCAGTGGACAAGATGACGTCACTCGAATTACTATAATACTATTGAGTGGAGTATCTTAATCAATTGGTTGACCTATCCATTTTGAACAATTGACAATGGATGTGACTAACCCACTATAGTGCTAACGAGGTGCTCACATTGAGTAATAGAGGAAGGAACAATTGAATCCAGAGTGGCCAATCGATTTGCTATAGAGTAGTTGATATACCCATATTAGATGATAAAGGAGACAACAATAGATCCCCTACTATACAATGCCAAAGAACTTACATCAAGAGGTGAAAACTTATTATTCGATCCATATGAAGATGCTAAGAGGCCCATATTGAGCGATAGAGGAGACAACGATTGATCCCCTATTACAATGATGCTAAGGAACCCATATTGAGTGGCATAAGCTCATCGCCACTGAGTTTATAATGGAGATGTCGAGAGGCCCAGGTTAGGTGATAGAAGCCTATCATCACCTAATTTGTTATGAAAACGCATATCATCCATCACCACCTGACTTGTTACAAGGACTCTTATTGCCCAATGCCACTCAACTTGCAATAAGGTGTCAAGATGCCTATATCGACTAATAGAACACATTACCTCCCCACCAATTAGTCATCTATAACATCATCGATTTGTTATGATGTTGAGATGCTTTTATTTACAAAGGATACATCATACATTACAGACACTTATGTTTGTGAAGGATGCATAGGAAGTTATTATGCTTTTATCCATAAAAGACACATTAGATACTTTAGATGTTTTTGTCCATAAAAGACGCATCACTCGTCAGAGAAGCTTATGTTTGTAAAGAGTATGTCAGATGTTGGAATGCTTTTGTCCATGAAGGATATATCAAATACTTTGGATGCTTTTGTTTATAAATAACATATCACATATTGGACATGCTTGTGTCATCGAAGGATGCACTAAAAGTTGACATGATGACATTAGAGACTAATGTTTTTGTTTGTCATAGGTGAAAGTGTTGTGGATCGAGGTTGGAGCACCCTTGCTATAGCACTTGTTGAGTAGATAGACGAATGATGTTCTTATAACATGGGCCCTCTTGACGCTAAAATTATATGGGATATATTAATGATACTAGGATTAGCCCGACTTAATTCAAGTCAGCATGCGTAAGAAATTATCAAGTGTAGCTGAGAATGTCTCGTATGTTCAATTTGATACTAGCTTATATCGAGTGGGGTTCTCAATGTGGTTCATCTAATGTTCAAGTTAGTAACGAAATTGAGTGAATGCTTTAAGTAAACAATCATTAACCTCGATTATTATGGTTTGATGGGCTTTGGGCAAAATATTCACTTAGCATTTTGTATTGGGCTAATATCCATGTGGCTCAATAATTGATTGGGTCCCTTTCCATCTTAATTTGAATAGGCTACCACTTATCCAATCTTGATTGGggataaatatttttcttcttttatgtaTGGATCAATACTTGTGTAACCATTCCAAACATCAACCTCCATTTTGATTCAACAATAATAAATTGAGAATTTTAGTTCTCACCttattaaattatcaaaatctccAACTAACTTAAGCATTAAAGAAGATTCTGTCTatcatatccttggcacaattttggTATGATATATATTACATTCTCTAACGAGTGTGGAAGTGATTTTTGATTCTCTAACAAGTGTGGAAGTGATTTTTGATTGGCCCAAACCATCTTTACTTATCGAACAATCAAAATATGATTTCTCACATGATgacttgataaatattattttatataacactatttaaagatagaaataaattttaaattcttaAAATTTGATCTCAAGCTATTTTATTATATTCTTCTTTAACACACCAAAACTCCTATAAAAAATTAGACATTTTGATTAAATTGGATTTCAGTAAGAACTTGGCGTAGTATGAGATTTTTTATGATAGATTGatagcatgttttatctttatcatataataaatatatttatcacaATATGAACATTGCATCTTATGCCACATCAGCTAGAATCATTGCTCCAATAGCTTCCGGTCCGCTACCATGTCAGCGCGTACAGCATATAGAGCCAAGCCATTACCATACGTAGCTAGAGGCTGGATAGCCCATGCTACTTTGCGGCCCAATAGGCTTGCATTATTACTCTAAGGTCTATGCGGTTTAGCCACACCTCCATTGAATCTAGTTGAGCTCAATTTGATCATAGTTGAAATATCAAACACGAACCCAATCTCA
The window above is part of the Musa acuminata AAA Group cultivar baxijiao chromosome BXJ2-6, Cavendish_Baxijiao_AAA, whole genome shotgun sequence genome. Proteins encoded here:
- the LOC135613851 gene encoding protein MEI2-like 5, which gives rise to MLPDDEAALLSGALDCLDLSESPGQVLVALEDCDLFCGGGKMELDSDPKESIAVDSYLGNVNHQYTLASGVGTISVAHPHCEHPSRTLFVRNVDNNVEDSELRSLFEKFGEIRSLYTACKTKGFVMISYYDIRAAQSARRALQNMPLRRRNLDIHYSIPKDNPSNQETNQGILAVFNLRPSLSTEDIAQMFGAYGEIKEIWETPHKRHHKFIEFYDVRAAEAALRSLHDTEIAGMRLKIEPSSHGGTRRYSMQQLSRESEQDENIVPGGLSIANSSPGSWPQLGIPNDIPYCQQDTWRNDDITLESFAKSAANPTGLSGYRDKISSSSSSSPLQGGGSQRSHSFPYLGCAQGEMTSISGNLTSFGPPTPNTSGVRNQSGSRYPCGTSTSYMGNVQSSSWQPGATGGSFMADGHGRAQSSLDSNQHGSFMGSSHHQHGYLIPVTQDTSFVMNMTSSGGSSLSNMKNQGITVSGNVPSQGFGAATFYNAPYSGRANNDQYQLDLDKITKGEDTRTTIMIKNIPNKYTSKMILAEIDATHKGTYDFFYLPIDFKKMCNVGYAFINMLSPAHILTFYQAFSGKKWEKFNSEKIISLAYARIQGRAALVAHFQDSSLMAEAKIWHPIFLDPEGAEAGDQKVLQELLPQAGHKESVWMRREKNTSSGGSFEE
- the LOC135613775 gene encoding uncharacterized protein LOC135613775 — encoded protein: MVSSSLRSLSEMDHSILPTSAPTPPSVSNVATAVSQPSSPSFLLRVSVFLVLAAFSLWANFEASKGFEIAVINAASDTHAARRFHLLFVSNGRAARLVLSSSDFVERVLYPDDSFPRKPVGLVTLYMAALDLNETVLVSRGHRPGEFVVRVSQAVMGETDVQVSVASAVQRGMARVWLWDGRGRAPRSLLDAMVDYLTVSTGLVSPRMRRNDDSAALNAAPCWAEQDRLCVARMNRAMQEEWNESKLEDACGLPSESCARSSYSSFETV